A single Nicotiana tabacum cultivar K326 chromosome 5, ASM71507v2, whole genome shotgun sequence DNA region contains:
- the LOC107764215 gene encoding uncharacterized protein LOC107764215, producing MTSTTLRRRLHHGDVGGKKNEHFDSLGSDDGLNEPLLGCNKYDDSDQVCTLEDVLDEGRRQERLHWTLLFSHLISQWAQWLANIVFVSGSLLGRIFPFASATQAGSTANLLPPLLSPLQEARLKHLKQRLAIPFDGSFLDHQDALRQLWRLSYPDRPLPSLKSELWKEMGWQGSDPSTDFRGGGFISLENLIFFAKTHPESFQNLLHKRKGNRSEWEYPFAVAGINISFMLVQMLDLQSGTPNTLAGIRFLELLSEDDMAFDNLFCIAFEMLDAQWLVKRASYMEFNDVLKATRLQLERELGLEDTSTVKDLPAYNLLRR from the exons ATGACATCAACAACTTTGAGGAGAAGGCTACATCATGGGGATGTTGGTGGCAAAAAGAATGAGCATTTTGATTCTTTGGGCTCTGATGATGGTTTAAATGAGCCTTTACTTGGGTGTAATAAATATGATGACAGTGATCAG GTATGTACACTCGAAGATGTGTTGGATGAAGGGCGAAGGCAGGAACGCCTGCACTGGACGCTGCTATTTTCTCATCTGATTTCTCAATGGGCGCAATGGTTAG CAAATATTGTCTTTGTGTCTGGGTCACTTCTTGGCCGGATTTTTCCCTTTGCCTCAGCAACTCAAGCTGGATCAACAGCAAATCTGTTACCTCCTTTACTTAGCCCTTTACAG GAAGCAAGGCTGAAACATCTCAAGCAAAGGCTAGCAATCCCTTTTGATGGCTCTTTCTTGGATCATCAA GATGCTCTTAGGCAACTATGGAGGTTATCTTATCCTGATAGACCGCTCCCATCTCTTAAATCCGAGCTTTGGAAAGAAATGGGTTGGCAAGGATCTGACCCTTCAACAGATTTCAG GGGTGGAGGATTCATATCATTGGAGAACCTtatcttctttgccaagacaCACCCG GAATCTTTCCAGAACCTGTTGCACAAACGAAAGGGGAACAGATCTGAGTGGGAGTATCCATTTGCTGTCGCTGGCATCAATATATCATTTATGTTGGTCCAAATGTTGGATCTTCAATCAG GGACACCAAACACCCTGGCAGGTATCCGCTTCCTAGAATTACTCAGCGAGGATGACATGGCGTTTGACAACCTGTTTTGTATCGCCTTTGAAATGCTCGACGCACAGTGGCTAGTGAAGCGTGCATCATATATGGAATTTAAT GATGTTTTGAAGGCCACAAGACTGCAGCTAGAGCGCGAGCTTGGTCTGGAAGATACCTCCACTGTAAAAGATTTGCCTGCCTATAATCTATTGAGGAGATAA
- the LOC107764214 gene encoding protein DETOXIFICATION 24-like produces MAMDNGVEARLLDSQVEKVGNIKGRIYEESKKIWRVALPGVLSRVASFGSIVVTQSFIGHISELDLAAYALVQTLTVRFVNGILIGMSSATETLCGQAYGAGQYHMMGIYLQRSWIVDFITLTVLLPFFIFATAIFKLLGENGSIAEASGYVSYWFIPFVYNFVFSLTIQMFLQAQQKNMIIAWLSIAQFVIHIPLSWLLVIKLNYGVPGAMIALSISSWFVVVGEFVYILGGWCPNTWKGFSSAALKDILPVVKLSISSGIMVCLELWYNAVLVLLAGYMKNAEVAISAFSICLNINGWEFMISLGFLGAACVRVANELGKGDAKATKFSIKVLVGTSLIIGLFFWILCLIFGSKLGYLFSNEKAVADSVADLSTLLAFSILLNSIYPVLSGVAVGAGLQSTVAIINLCCFYLIGVPIGALLGYVAHLQVKGIWIGMICGVVTQSAALCYMTWKTDWDGEVSKAKQRLNRWYLKSPEESNQNDQA; encoded by the exons AT GGCCATGGATAATGGTGTGGAAGCGAGGCTACTTGATTCACAAGTAGAAAAGGTCGGCAACATAAAAGGGAGAATCTACGAGGAGTCTAAGAAGATATGGAGAGTTGCATTACCAGGAGTACTATCAAGAGTAGCTTCATTTGGAAGTATAGTTGTTACGCAATCATTCATTGGACACATTAGTGAATTAGATCTTGCTGCTTATGCACTCGTACAAACTCTTACAGTCCGATTCGTCAATGGTATACTG ATTGGAATGTCAAGCGCGACAGAAACGCTTTGTGGGCAAGCATATGGAGCAGGACAGTATCATATGATGGGAATCTACCTGCAAAGATCATGGATTGTTGATTTCATTACATTGACCGTCTTGCTTCCCTTTTTCATCTTTGCCACTGCAATCTTTAAGCTACTCGGTGAGAATGGATCAATTGCGGAAGCTTCTGGATACGTTTCCTATTGGTTCATTCCCTTTGTCTACAACTTCGTATTTAGCTTGACTATCCAGATGTTCCTTCAAGCACAACAGAAGAACATGATTATTGCTTGGCTATCTATAGCACAATTTGTAATCCACATTCCGTTGTCTTGGCTACTGGTTATCAAGCTAAACTATGGAGTCCCTGGTGCCATGATTGCGTTGAGCATATCATCGTGGTTTGTAGTGGTCGGGGAGTTTGTGTACATCTTAGGAGGTTGGTGCCCTAACACATGGAAAGGATTCTCTTCAGCAGCGTTGAAAGATATACTACCTGTCGTGAAGCTTTCAATATCCTCCGGTATCATGGTTTG CTTGGAGCTATGGTACAATGCTGTTCTAGTCCTGCTCGCAGGATATATGAAGAATGCTGAAGTTGCGATATCTGCCTTCTCTATCTG CCTCAATATCAACGGATGGGAGTTTATGATAAGCCTTGGCTTTCTTGGAGCTGCTTG TGTCCGTGTAGCAAATGAACTGGGCAAAGGAGACGCTAAGGCTACAAAATTCTCCATTAAAGTCTTAGTGGGCACTTCACTTATAATTGGATTGTTCTTCTGGATTCTGTGCTTAATCTTTGGCAGCAAGCTTGGTTACTTATTCAGCAATGAGAAGGCGGTAGCTGACAGCGTCGCGGACCTTTCTACTTTACTCGCATTTTCAATTTTGCTCAACAGCATTTATCCTGTACTCTCAG GTGTGGCAGTAGGAGCAGGTTTACAAAGCACAGTTGCAATCATAAATTTGTGTTGCTTCTATTTGATTGGAGTACCTATTGGAGCTTTGCTTGGATATGTGGCTCATCTTCAAGTGAAG GGTATATGGATTGGAATGATATGTGGAGTAGTTACTCAATCAGCTGCATTATGCTACATGACATGGAAAACAGATTGGGATGGAGAg GTATCGAAGGCCAAACAACGACTCAATCGATGGTACTTGAAATCTCCTGAAGAGTCTAATCAAAATGATCAAGCTTGA